The Streptomyces sp. NBC_01689 genome includes a window with the following:
- a CDS encoding aKG-HExxH-type peptide beta-hydroxylase, producing the protein MRGRYERPGRLCLDSGRKVRLHFAPWRPDPRPLDSLLQGAYAFFEVSAL; encoded by the coding sequence ATGAGGGGCCGGTACGAGCGGCCAGGGCGTCTCTGCCTCGACTCCGGACGCAAGGTCCGGCTGCACTTCGCCCCCTGGCGTCCCGACCCGCGCCCCCTCGACAGCCTGCTCCAAGGCGCATACGCATTCTTCGAGGTCAGCGCGCTGTGA
- a CDS encoding DNA-binding protein has translation MIPHGHPVMTEASIAAAAGIELHTWRRRHGTDFRARVPVTNPGERLRLYDAAQAHAYLEGQPVPPAPTPEPHPEDLLSVGETAEVLGTDASTVRAYASTGYLPKGVELHGRPWWPRHVVQARIDAGDQRHHPERTGAGRRPGDPRNRSPRPRTDDRVPAVAAELAAAEAENRTVTADQLAERYSVSRRTGERLLAAARQQLQKRS, from the coding sequence ATGATCCCCCACGGCCACCCCGTCATGACGGAGGCCAGCATCGCGGCGGCCGCAGGCATCGAGCTGCACACGTGGCGCCGGCGCCACGGCACCGATTTCCGCGCCCGGGTGCCCGTCACCAACCCCGGCGAGCGACTGCGTCTGTACGACGCAGCCCAGGCCCACGCCTACCTCGAGGGCCAGCCCGTCCCGCCGGCGCCCACCCCCGAGCCTCACCCCGAGGACTTGCTCAGCGTGGGCGAAACCGCCGAAGTCCTGGGCACCGACGCCTCCACCGTCCGTGCGTACGCCAGCACTGGCTATCTGCCCAAGGGCGTCGAGCTGCACGGCCGCCCCTGGTGGCCCCGGCACGTCGTGCAGGCCCGGATCGACGCCGGAGACCAGAGACACCACCCCGAGCGCACCGGTGCGGGCCGCCGGCCAGGCGACCCGCGCAACCGTTCCCCCCGCCCGCGCACTGACGACCGCGTGCCCGCCGTTGCCGCCGAACTCGCCGCAGCCGAAGCGGAGAACCGGACCGTAACCGCCGACCAGTTGGCAGAGCGCTACAGCGTGAGCCGGCGGACCGGAGAGCGCCTACTCGCCGCCGCCCGCCAGCAGCTGCAGAAGCGTTCTTGA
- a CDS encoding DNA cytosine methyltransferase produces the protein MSLTFTDIFCGAGGSSTGLVAAGYELKLAANHSQVAIDTHSANHRQADHVCADVNNYDMRRLPTTDVLWASPICTEMSPAGGTQRRNGGQLAFGEEDEVEAEAFIRTRATAYDVIRATEVHRYRAVLCENVVEFVTQWPLFGWWRSGMEQLGYNSQIVSVSSAHVGGPDNPRAPQWRDRIYLVFTRTGIKLPDVRPRPLAWCAECGEDVQAIQAFRNPRRTVGKYRQQYDYRCPNAKCRNALVEPYVRAAADAIDWTNLGSRIGDRSRPLAAATLRRISAGLAEYPQRVSLLTLNHSGHDGRAQDPTRVPLPARTRKIGEGLLFPQDRHGMLVPAGGTWNDTGTPLAEPMRTRTTRDTEALVTMPYVVTLRRNGGAAAVDQPLATVTAAGRHHGLVIPYRKGTAKPTDQPLLTLATRDSAGICVPDAALTVEDCHFRMLQPREQLAAQRFPGDYIMRGNKGEQTMQAGNAVSCNVAQWIGERVAAVL, from the coding sequence ATGTCCTTGACCTTCACGGACATCTTTTGCGGCGCCGGAGGATCGAGCACCGGTCTGGTGGCCGCCGGGTATGAGCTGAAGCTCGCGGCGAACCACAGCCAGGTGGCGATCGACACCCACAGCGCCAACCACCGCCAGGCCGACCACGTCTGTGCGGACGTCAACAACTACGACATGCGGCGCCTGCCCACCACGGACGTGCTCTGGGCATCGCCGATCTGCACGGAGATGAGCCCCGCCGGGGGGACCCAGCGCCGTAACGGCGGACAGCTGGCGTTCGGCGAGGAGGACGAGGTCGAGGCCGAGGCGTTCATCCGGACCCGGGCCACGGCGTACGACGTCATCCGCGCCACCGAGGTGCACCGGTACCGCGCCGTCCTGTGCGAGAACGTGGTGGAGTTCGTGACGCAGTGGCCGTTGTTCGGCTGGTGGCGCTCGGGCATGGAGCAGCTGGGCTACAACTCCCAGATCGTGTCCGTGTCCTCCGCCCACGTGGGCGGCCCGGACAACCCCCGCGCACCGCAGTGGCGGGACCGGATCTATCTCGTTTTCACGCGGACCGGCATCAAGCTGCCCGACGTCCGGCCCCGCCCGCTGGCATGGTGCGCGGAGTGCGGCGAAGACGTTCAGGCCATTCAGGCGTTCCGCAACCCCCGCCGCACGGTGGGGAAGTACCGGCAGCAGTACGACTACCGGTGCCCGAACGCGAAGTGCCGCAACGCCCTGGTGGAGCCCTACGTGCGCGCGGCCGCCGACGCGATCGACTGGACCAACCTGGGATCCCGGATCGGGGACCGCTCCCGCCCGCTGGCGGCCGCCACCCTGCGCCGGATCTCGGCTGGGCTGGCCGAGTACCCGCAGCGGGTCAGCCTCCTGACGCTCAACCACTCCGGGCACGACGGGCGGGCCCAGGACCCCACGCGGGTCCCCCTCCCCGCCCGCACGCGCAAGATCGGCGAGGGACTGCTCTTCCCGCAGGACCGGCACGGCATGCTCGTACCGGCCGGAGGCACGTGGAACGACACGGGCACGCCGCTGGCCGAGCCGATGCGCACCCGCACCACCCGGGACACCGAGGCCCTGGTGACCATGCCCTACGTCGTCACCCTCCGCCGCAACGGCGGGGCGGCCGCCGTCGATCAGCCGCTCGCCACGGTCACCGCAGCGGGCCGCCACCACGGTCTGGTCATCCCCTACCGCAAGGGCACCGCGAAGCCGACCGATCAGCCGCTCCTCACCCTGGCCACCCGGGACTCCGCCGGGATCTGCGTCCCAGACGCGGCCCTGACGGTCGAGGACTGCCACTTCCGGATGCTGCAGCCGCGCGAGCAGCTGGCCGCCCAGCGCTTCCCCGGCGACTACATCATGCGCGGCAACAAGGGCGAGCAGACCATGCAGGCCGGTAACGCCGTGTCCTGCAACGTGGCCCAGTGGATCGGCGAACGCGTCGCCGCCGTCCTCTAG
- a CDS encoding RHS repeat-associated core domain-containing protein, with amino-acid sequence MTLKQRHQQVDQGRFKPPAHEAHRKQFTEAEAVAEAKKSAARARSVAGTGRTAASIKGAAAAVPGGDVDYVAVVGSEGSYRSVVGASPLGPDPLTGQVFEGETLLASAEITHSDYTTDADGKLADVLHQVKVTWEVGCGSDVVDYDTGQVVTAHSGAYSLVHPEVSDPVVTLQLSVDPEQCAGAVPNIGNFSVTALATVVDVAGGGRGGVVTLMTLARGIPNDQTYGCAPECTSLSTAFAQPQAQRGASVNTATGAFSGSYTDVQQPSVGGGLDLTRRYSSNNTTTGSLGQGWTLPWDAQLTKDAAGNVTYTSESGAKYPYTRKSDGTFTAPSTSRSSLKAQTDGTYTLTTPDKQTLTFDSGGHLTSSKNRSGQGVTYRYAAGHLASVTDAAGRSSTTTYTGDLLSRVQLADGRHVDYGYAAGRLTSVTGTDGKQTSYGYDTEGRLASTQDAAGHYPVRNTYDSQGRVATQKDALGNSTTYTYRSGETDTTAPDGGVWTDVYAHNYLLVQYDPFGNRTFYSYDGSANLIRATDPLGHFTAYAYDTSNRLTTETDPSGARWRYAYDTNGNLSKSTDPDVHATTYTYTTDNLLATVKDPLANVTSFTYTSTGQLATETDPLQNTTTYGYDAAGNQTSVRAPSGATTTQSFDQSGRVITSTDARGNASGADPTAFTTKYAYDDGDRLLKVTDPKGRITTRGYDDVGNPTSITDATQKTTSTTYDAANRATGGTDAAGNTTQRSYDAMGRLLSATDAAGSRTTYTYDKAGRSLSMTTPRGNTAGADAVQYTWKYGYDAVGNNTTVTDPLNHTTATTYTADGLPESVTDPLGNVQTYSYDDMGNVVRAMDALNRTTISTYNANNQVATVRDRNSNTVTYGYDAAGRLTSQTSPMGNKTTYAYNTDGLLTDTVEPRGNVTGADPAQYTWHTSYDASGNATGQTDPLGNKTSNTYDTVGNVTESTDALGKKTGYGYDDLDRLTKITAPDGGITTLGYDALSNLTSRLDANQHTTAYAYDKAGHITKITDPLARATSYAYDADGNRTTITNARSQSISNTFDGRGLLSKTTYSDGTPSVTYTYDAAGRISTVADGTGTRTLTYDAEARPLTITSPGSTNPFKYTYNGDGTVKSRTYPDGYAISYVYDADGRIKTQATSGKTVTYGYDPAGNLTSAQLPTTTPLTESRTYDRVGNLASVSEGTGARQLTRDPNGRIVSDQFKDATTTGLASRYGYDDTGHLTQACTDTLATTSCLGGTSGTVYSYDKVGNLSTTKTGATTVTNTFDAADQLTKRVVGTTTTNLTYDTDGNLTKDATGTYAYDAASRIKSATIGANSFTFGYDADGNRTTSNKNGTLDRTTRWDLNNPLAQIATDTNSTGALIADYNYNPAGIPQAINQTTGVFYLLHDPQDSISAVRDATGAATYTYKYSPWGEATGTAATTNGQNSPFAFDGQYTDPYLTGRLALRARSYAPALGRFATTDPVPADVGSANSSLYVYANNDPVNQADPSGNCPWCVSAGIGAAFGAVIEGGIYSWQHRHGGFTWGGLAGASGEGALTGAIAGLLMPGAGNAIARGLGFTGGRALATSAIVNAGVGAAFSWGLNEVHCRPTGPWDLLFGAAGGASSSLLGPAFNWIKGKFSPSPSVPPRFGPGAAHSSDPAVASSEKPGPHLALGLRDIRGGERDILGTFAREKGAIQYSDPIFGLPAGGATMTTKQVADMIELVVAKKGKISFNMQAIMNIDEMLSGAPTYAGRSVTADELRYVCGHESARAITTFYNGPAPC; translated from the coding sequence ATGACGCTGAAGCAGCGTCACCAGCAGGTAGACCAAGGGCGGTTCAAGCCACCGGCCCACGAGGCTCATCGGAAGCAATTTACCGAGGCCGAAGCGGTGGCTGAGGCAAAGAAGTCTGCAGCCCGGGCCCGCTCTGTTGCAGGCACCGGTCGAACGGCTGCCAGTATCAAGGGCGCTGCCGCTGCTGTACCTGGCGGAGACGTGGACTACGTGGCAGTGGTCGGCTCCGAGGGTTCCTACCGTTCGGTTGTCGGTGCGAGCCCTCTGGGCCCTGATCCTCTCACCGGGCAGGTCTTTGAAGGAGAAACCCTCCTCGCAAGCGCGGAGATCACGCACTCCGACTACACCACCGATGCGGACGGCAAGCTCGCTGATGTACTGCATCAGGTCAAGGTGACCTGGGAAGTCGGCTGCGGCTCCGATGTTGTCGACTACGACACGGGCCAGGTCGTGACAGCCCATTCAGGTGCCTATTCGCTGGTCCATCCCGAGGTCAGCGACCCGGTCGTGACTCTCCAGCTGTCTGTGGACCCGGAACAGTGTGCAGGTGCGGTTCCCAACATCGGGAACTTCTCCGTCACGGCGCTCGCGACCGTCGTCGACGTCGCAGGCGGCGGCCGTGGTGGCGTGGTAACTCTGATGACCTTGGCTCGGGGGATTCCCAACGATCAGACATACGGATGCGCCCCCGAGTGCACGTCCTTGAGCACGGCATTCGCTCAACCGCAGGCGCAGCGCGGAGCCTCGGTGAACACGGCCACGGGCGCGTTCTCGGGCTCTTATACCGACGTCCAACAGCCGTCCGTCGGAGGCGGACTCGACCTTACCCGCCGATATTCCTCCAACAACACCACTACCGGATCCCTCGGCCAGGGATGGACGCTGCCCTGGGACGCCCAGCTGACCAAGGACGCGGCCGGCAACGTCACCTACACGTCGGAGAGCGGGGCGAAGTACCCCTACACAAGAAAGTCTGACGGCACGTTCACGGCGCCCTCCACCTCCCGGTCATCCCTGAAAGCGCAGACCGACGGGACATACACCCTCACCACACCGGACAAGCAGACACTCACCTTCGATTCCGGCGGACACCTCACCTCATCGAAGAACCGCTCAGGCCAGGGAGTCACCTACCGCTACGCGGCCGGCCACCTGGCATCCGTGACCGACGCGGCAGGCCGGTCGTCCACGACGACATACACCGGCGACCTGCTCTCACGGGTGCAGCTCGCCGACGGACGGCATGTCGACTACGGATACGCCGCCGGCCGTCTGACGAGCGTCACAGGGACCGACGGCAAACAGACCAGCTACGGCTACGACACCGAGGGTCGCCTCGCCTCGACCCAGGACGCAGCGGGGCACTACCCCGTCCGCAACACCTACGACTCTCAGGGGCGCGTGGCGACCCAGAAAGACGCCCTCGGCAACAGCACGACCTACACATACCGCAGCGGAGAGACGGACACCACCGCTCCGGACGGCGGTGTATGGACCGACGTCTACGCCCACAACTACCTGTTGGTCCAGTACGACCCCTTCGGAAACCGCACGTTCTACAGCTACGACGGCTCAGCGAACCTCATCAGAGCCACCGACCCGCTCGGTCACTTCACGGCCTACGCCTATGACACCTCAAACCGCCTGACAACGGAGACAGACCCCTCGGGCGCCCGCTGGAGATACGCCTACGACACGAACGGGAACCTGTCCAAATCCACAGACCCTGACGTGCACGCCACGACGTACACCTACACCACTGACAACCTCCTTGCCACGGTCAAGGATCCACTGGCCAACGTCACCTCCTTCACCTATACCTCCACCGGGCAGCTCGCCACGGAAACCGACCCCCTGCAGAACACGACGACCTACGGGTACGACGCGGCAGGCAACCAGACATCCGTCAGGGCCCCGAGCGGCGCGACAACCACGCAGTCCTTCGATCAGTCCGGACGCGTGATCACCAGCACCGACGCGCGAGGCAACGCTTCAGGCGCGGACCCGACAGCATTCACCACAAAGTACGCGTACGACGACGGCGACCGGCTCCTGAAAGTCACGGACCCGAAGGGCCGGATCACGACGCGCGGATACGACGACGTAGGCAATCCGACGTCGATCACTGACGCCACGCAAAAGACGACGTCGACCACGTACGACGCGGCAAACCGTGCCACCGGCGGGACCGACGCCGCCGGCAACACGACTCAGCGCTCCTACGACGCTATGGGACGACTCCTGTCCGCGACCGATGCGGCCGGCAGCAGGACGACCTACACATACGACAAGGCCGGTCGCTCGTTGTCCATGACGACTCCGCGGGGCAACACAGCCGGTGCCGATGCTGTCCAGTACACCTGGAAGTACGGCTACGACGCGGTCGGGAACAACACGACGGTCACAGACCCCCTCAACCACACGACCGCCACGACGTACACCGCCGACGGCCTGCCCGAGTCCGTGACCGACCCCCTCGGCAACGTCCAGACCTACAGCTACGACGACATGGGCAACGTCGTGCGGGCCATGGATGCGCTGAACCGGACGACCATCAGCACGTACAACGCCAACAACCAGGTGGCCACGGTCAGGGACCGTAACAGCAACACCGTCACTTACGGCTATGACGCTGCGGGCCGGCTCACATCCCAGACCTCCCCGATGGGCAACAAGACCACCTACGCCTACAACACCGACGGCCTGCTGACCGACACCGTGGAGCCGCGCGGCAATGTGACAGGCGCCGACCCGGCCCAGTACACCTGGCACACCTCATACGACGCGTCAGGCAATGCCACCGGCCAGACCGACCCGTTGGGCAACAAGACGTCGAACACGTACGACACTGTCGGCAACGTCACCGAAAGCACCGATGCCCTGGGTAAGAAGACCGGTTACGGCTACGACGACCTGGACCGGCTCACGAAGATCACCGCACCCGACGGCGGCATCACCACGCTCGGCTACGACGCCCTGAGCAATCTGACATCGCGTCTCGACGCCAATCAGCACACCACCGCGTACGCCTACGACAAAGCCGGCCACATCACCAAGATCACAGACCCGCTGGCCCGCGCTACGTCCTACGCCTATGACGCGGACGGCAACCGCACCACCATCACCAATGCCCGAAGCCAGAGCATCAGCAACACCTTCGACGGACGCGGCCTGCTGTCCAAGACCACCTACTCCGACGGCACGCCATCCGTCACCTACACATACGACGCAGCAGGGCGAATCTCGACGGTCGCCGATGGCACAGGAACCCGCACTCTGACCTATGACGCAGAGGCCCGCCCGCTGACGATCACCTCACCCGGCTCCACCAACCCATTCAAATACACCTACAACGGCGACGGCACCGTCAAGAGCCGCACCTACCCGGACGGCTACGCCATCAGCTACGTGTACGACGCAGACGGCCGCATCAAGACCCAGGCCACCAGCGGCAAGACCGTCACCTACGGATACGACCCTGCGGGCAACCTCACCTCTGCCCAACTGCCCACCACCACACCGCTGACTGAGTCCCGCACCTACGACCGGGTCGGCAATCTGGCCTCCGTCTCGGAAGGCACCGGAGCACGCCAGCTCACCCGCGACCCCAACGGCCGAATCGTCTCCGACCAGTTCAAAGACGCAACAACCACCGGCCTCGCCAGCAGATACGGATACGACGACACCGGTCACCTCACCCAAGCCTGCACCGACACCCTCGCCACCACCTCCTGCCTGGGAGGCACCAGCGGAACGGTCTACAGCTACGACAAGGTCGGCAACCTCTCCACGACAAAGACCGGTGCTACCACCGTCACCAACACCTTTGATGCAGCCGACCAGCTGACCAAGCGCGTAGTCGGAACCACCACCACAAACCTGACCTATGACACAGACGGCAATCTAACCAAAGACGCCACCGGCACTTATGCCTATGACGCCGCCAGCCGTATCAAGTCCGCCACCATCGGTGCCAACTCCTTCACCTTCGGTTACGACGCCGACGGCAACCGCACTACCTCAAACAAAAACGGCACCCTGGACCGCACCACCCGCTGGGACCTCAACAACCCGCTCGCCCAGATAGCCACCGACACCAACAGCACCGGCGCCCTGATCGCCGACTACAACTACAACCCGGCCGGCATCCCGCAGGCCATCAACCAGACCACCGGTGTCTTTTACCTCCTACACGACCCGCAAGACTCCATCAGCGCCGTCCGGGATGCCACCGGTGCAGCGACCTACACCTACAAGTACTCGCCCTGGGGCGAAGCCACAGGCACGGCGGCCACCACCAACGGCCAGAACAGCCCCTTCGCTTTCGACGGCCAGTACACCGATCCGTACCTCACAGGGCGCCTCGCTCTCAGGGCCCGCAGCTACGCCCCCGCCCTTGGTCGGTTTGCCACTACCGACCCCGTTCCAGCCGATGTCGGCAGCGCCAACTCCTCCCTGTACGTGTATGCCAATAACGACCCGGTCAACCAAGCCGACCCCTCAGGCAATTGCCCCTGGTGTGTCAGTGCCGGTATCGGAGCCGCCTTCGGAGCTGTCATCGAAGGCGGTATCTACTCCTGGCAGCATCGCCACGGCGGATTCACCTGGGGAGGCCTTGCTGGGGCAAGTGGCGAAGGGGCTCTCACAGGAGCCATCGCCGGTCTGCTCATGCCGGGTGCAGGCAACGCCATAGCCCGCGGCCTCGGCTTCACAGGAGGCCGCGCACTTGCCACATCGGCGATTGTCAACGCGGGCGTCGGCGCGGCCTTCTCATGGGGCCTGAACGAAGTCCACTGCCGCCCCACAGGCCCTTGGGATCTACTGTTCGGAGCAGCAGGTGGCGCCAGCAGCAGCCTTCTCGGCCCTGCGTTCAACTGGATAAAGGGAAAGTTCTCTCCCAGTCCTTCGGTGCCACCGCGTTTTGGGCCAGGGGCTGCGCATTCCAGTGATCCGGCTGTGGCCTCATCGGAGAAGCCAGGACCACACCTCGCCCTTGGTCTGAGGGACATTCGGGGAGGGGAACGCGATATTCTGGGTACATTCGCGAGGGAAAAGGGAGCGATTCAATACAGCGATCCGATCTTCGGACTCCCCGCAGGCGGAGCTACTATGACGACCAAGCAGGTAGCCGATATGATCGAGCTTGTCGTCGCGAAGAAGGGAAAGATCTCCTTCAACATGCAAGCCATCATGAACATTGACGAAATGCTGTCCGGAGCTCCGACATACGCCGGAAGGTCTGTAACGGCGGATGAGCTCAGATATGTGTGTGGACACGAATCCGCTCGTGCCATCACCACGTTCTACAACGGTCCTGCACCCTGTTGA
- a CDS encoding recombinase family protein: MKTQQGPGQWPSGACWHAHKTELTEDEMEQAGRDRARQLRDEDELSYREIAAVLDAEAIRPKRGDRWHPETVRRILANPTDRPPTLQADAVAATRPDYV; this comes from the coding sequence ATGAAGACGCAGCAAGGCCCCGGACAGTGGCCGTCCGGGGCCTGCTGGCACGCTCACAAGACGGAGCTGACCGAGGACGAGATGGAGCAGGCCGGCCGCGATCGCGCCCGCCAACTCCGGGACGAGGACGAGCTGTCGTACCGCGAGATTGCCGCCGTCCTAGACGCCGAAGCCATCCGACCGAAGCGGGGCGATCGATGGCACCCGGAGACCGTCCGCCGGATCCTCGCCAACCCCACTGACCGACCCCCGACCCTGCAAGCGGATGCCGTAGCGGCCACAAGACCCGACTATGTCTGA
- a CDS encoding pentapeptide repeat-containing protein produces MLLAGGARPRYKTIPAASILASPDRASPDLTGADLTGADLTDSNLSYANLSYANLTGADLSRAYLSRTDLSRADLGRANLTRADLTFADLTFADLTRANLTRANLTISDLGGAYLTGAYLTGANLADADLSRADLSRADLTGADLTGADLTGANLSRANLGSANLTGANLADADLSRADLRSADLTGADLTGADLTDADLGSANLTRANLTHANLTDADLVGITWSDLTVWPTEYRAVMLERSVPIGVGLWRVQGSGNSGADLSVPPIPVG; encoded by the coding sequence GTGCTCTTGGCCGGCGGCGCCCGTCCCCGTTACAAGACCATTCCAGCTGCCTCGATCCTGGCCAGCCCAGACCGGGCCAGCCCAGACCTGACCGGGGCGGACCTGACCGGGGCGGACCTGACCGACTCAAACCTGTCCTACGCGAACCTGTCCTACGCGAACCTGACCGGTGCGGACCTGTCTCGCGCGTACCTGTCCCGCACGGACCTGTCTCGCGCGGACCTGGGCCGTGCGAACCTGACCCGCGCGGACCTGACCTTCGCGGACCTGACCTTCGCGGACCTGACCCGCGCGAACCTGACCCGTGCGAACCTGACCATCTCAGACCTGGGCGGCGCGTACCTGACCGGCGCGTACCTGACCGGCGCGAACCTAGCCGACGCGGACCTGTCCCGCGCGGACCTGTCCCGCGCGGACCTGACCGGCGCGGACCTGACCGGCGCGGACCTGACCGGCGCGAACCTGTCCCGCGCGAACCTGGGCAGCGCGAACCTGACCGGCGCGAACCTAGCCGACGCGGACCTGTCCCGCGCGGACCTGCGCAGCGCGGACCTGACCGGCGCGGACCTGACCGGCGCGGACCTGACCGACGCGGACCTGGGCAGCGCGAACCTGACCCGCGCGAACCTCACCCACGCGAACCTGACCGACGCGGACCTGGTGGGTATCACGTGGTCGGATTTGACTGTTTGGCCGACTGAATATCGCGCAGTGATGTTGGAGCGGTCCGTACCGATCGGGGTCGGCCTCTGGCGCGTGCAGGGGTCAGGGAACAGCGGCGCCGACCTGTCGGTGCCTCCGATCCCTGTGGGCTGA
- a CDS encoding recombinase family protein has translation MRLAGYIRVSTGGQLDGFGLEDQERIVRRWTREHSHKLAHLFVEKAVSGTVAGDERPELATALLWVEEKRVHGIIAPNLDRLARELVVQEAALAQCWQHGGRAFMADQGEILPDDPEVPMRTAMRQMMGVFAQLDRGMTVAKLRRGRRIKGEKGEYAYGAPPYGWQAHKKELTPEEMEQAGRTRARQLRDEDELSYREIAAVLEAEDIRPKRGERWHPETVRRMLANPTDRPPTLRKRTT, from the coding sequence ATGCGGCTCGCGGGGTACATCCGGGTGTCGACCGGCGGGCAGTTGGACGGATTCGGGCTGGAGGACCAGGAACGCATCGTGCGCCGCTGGACCCGCGAGCACAGCCACAAGCTCGCGCACCTCTTCGTGGAGAAAGCGGTGTCCGGCACTGTCGCCGGCGACGAGCGGCCCGAGCTGGCCACCGCACTGCTGTGGGTCGAGGAGAAGCGCGTGCACGGGATCATCGCGCCGAACCTCGACCGCCTCGCGCGCGAACTGGTCGTGCAGGAGGCAGCCCTGGCCCAGTGCTGGCAGCACGGCGGCCGCGCCTTCATGGCCGACCAGGGCGAGATCCTGCCCGACGACCCCGAAGTCCCGATGCGCACCGCCATGCGCCAGATGATGGGCGTCTTCGCACAGCTCGACCGCGGCATGACCGTCGCCAAGCTCCGCCGCGGCCGCCGCATCAAGGGCGAGAAGGGCGAGTACGCCTACGGCGCCCCGCCCTACGGCTGGCAGGCCCACAAGAAGGAACTCACCCCGGAGGAGATGGAGCAGGCCGGCCGGACCCGCGCCCGCCAGCTCCGGGACGAGGACGAACTGTCCTACCGCGAGATCGCGGCCGTCCTGGAAGCCGAGGACATCCGGCCCAAGCGCGGGGAGCGCTGGCACCCGGAGACCGTCCGCCGGATGCTCGCCAACCCCACCGACCGGCCCCCGACGTTGCGGAAGCGGACGACGTAG
- a CDS encoding transcriptional regulator, producing MPERTIEFGKFGARGIKGHEAVARQLDNLAGYIATPVTARRGLTARLNYLTRTAHARAAAAALGFTPARAQLRGWRDGSVTPRRATLEKIEQAYRTVRRENVARYLLARLNREGRGTRVEIHPLNQSQVSRPLQREVGMRHMNVRRWDRIVAAWAAGAEQELDDAWVEQVIDLGSQWGQYEYVTNVGFAA from the coding sequence ATGCCTGAGCGCACCATCGAGTTCGGGAAATTCGGGGCCCGCGGCATCAAAGGCCACGAAGCCGTCGCCCGGCAGCTCGACAACCTCGCCGGCTACATCGCCACGCCCGTCACCGCCCGCCGCGGCCTCACCGCCCGGCTGAACTACCTGACCCGCACCGCCCACGCCCGCGCCGCCGCGGCCGCCCTCGGCTTCACCCCGGCCAGAGCCCAACTCAGGGGCTGGCGCGACGGCTCCGTCACCCCGCGCCGCGCGACGCTGGAGAAGATCGAGCAGGCTTACCGCACCGTGCGGCGTGAGAACGTCGCCCGCTACCTCCTCGCCCGCCTCAACCGCGAAGGCCGCGGGACCCGGGTGGAGATCCACCCGCTCAACCAGTCCCAGGTCTCCCGGCCACTCCAGCGCGAGGTGGGCATGCGCCACATGAACGTGCGCCGCTGGGACCGCATCGTCGCCGCATGGGCGGCCGGCGCGGAGCAGGAACTGGACGACGCGTGGGTGGAACAGGTCATCGACCTAGGCTCCCAGTGGGGCCAGTACGAATACGTCACCAACGTCGGCTTCGCCGCCTGA